CAGGAACCCCGCCTTGCGCAGCCCGAAAAGGAACATCGAGATCACCCGAAGCTGGGCCTCTTCGTTCAGATAAATCAGCAGGTTGCGGCAGGAAATCAAGTCAAGCTGCATGAAGGGCGGGTCGCTGAGCAGATCATGGACCGAAAAGACGATCTTCTGGCGCAGCACCGGATCGACGACATATCGATCGCGGTGACGGGTGAAATAGCGGTCCCGGATATCCTGCGAGACCCCTTCCAACGCCGATTCCGGGAAGATCCCCGAGGATGCCATATCCAGCGAGCCCCGGTGCACATCCGTTGCGATGATGCGAAAGCGTCGCTCGACACCGGCGGCGGCCAGGGCCTCGCTCAGTTCGATGGCGATCGTATAGGCCTCTTCGCCGCTGGCGCAGGCCGGCACCCAGATCCGCAACGAGCTTTCCTCGGTGGAATTCGCCACCATCTCCTCCAGGGCCTTCTTGCGCAGCACAGTGATGGCGTCCGGGTCGCGATAGAACTGCGTCACTCCGATCAGCAGATCCTGATACAATTCATCCAGCGCCGAGGCATTGTCCTGCACGAACTCCAGGTAGCTGGAGAGCGTGGCAATACCGCGAAGCTTCTGACGGCGTTCGATACGGCGCAGCACGTTGGCGGCCTTGTAGGCCGAGAAATCCACATGATGCTGTCGTTCCAGAAGCCCCAGGATCGCGCTTTCGGCACGGGAATCCTCGGCTTCCTGACGAGCATCCGTGTACACGCCCGAGTCGATATGCAGGCGGATCGCCTGGGGCATTTCCGCTGCGCCCAGCACCCGGTCCACCACGCCCGCGGTCAACGCCGCGCGGGGCATCGACGAAAACCCGGCCTCTTGCGGGGATTGGACCAGCACCGTGCCGCCCAGCTTGTGGAATTCCTGCGCGCCGCGCGATCCGTCAGAGCCCGAGCCCGACAGGATCACCGCAAAGGTCCGGTCCACGCCGCGTGACGCCAGCGTGCGGAACAACCCGTCGATGGGAAGATGCGGCAAGGGACGATCATCGACATTGCTGCGCACCCGGAACACGTCGCCATCCAGTTCCGCGTTCGTATTGGGCTGGTTCAGGTAGACCGTATTCGCGCGCAAGCGCGAGCCGTCTTCGATATGGCGGATTTCCAGCCGGGTCTGGCGGGCCAGCAATTCATGCATCATCGACCGGTAGTCCGGCGACAGGTGCTGAATGACCACGAAACACCATCCGGCGTCCGCCGGGGCGGCCTTGAAAAAATCTTCCAGCGGTTCCAGACCGCCGGCCGAAGCACCGATAGCAACCAGGGTAAGGCGCGTATCCTGGCTTTCGCCATCTGTTTCGCTGTTGTCCATACCGTCCCTGCCTTGCATACGGGAAATAGGTGTTGAAGCTACCATAGTAGTGGCGCAACCATAACCAGAAAGCCGATCGGGGGAAAAGTGGCGCGTATTCTTATCGCAGATGACGATCCGGGCTATGTTGCGGCCTTCTGCGAAGGGATGCAGGCCCTTGGCCATGACGCGCATGGTGTGGCGTCGGGGGTCGAAGCGCTGGCCCTGCTCGCGTCGGAAAAGTTCGACATCGTCTTCCTGGATGTGTTCATGAAAGGCGGCGGCGCGGTTGTGCTGCTGCATGACATCCGCAAGTCCGATGCCCATATCCCGGTGGTGGTCATCACCGGAAAGTCTGAATTCGCCGGTTCGCCGCTGTTCGAAAACGGGCTGCGACTGGCACAGGCAAAGATGCGAAAGACGGCCAGCCTGGCTGAATTGGGGCAATTGGTCACGAAGCTGACCACATGACCCGCGAACCCCTGCAGCAAAGCGGCCAGATCGGCCGCAGGTTCCCGGTAATAGCCTTGCCATTGGCGGTGGTGCTGACCTGTCTGGTGGTGCTTCTACCCGGCTGGCTGGGCGGGAACGACCTGCTGACACGCCTGCATCCGGATTTCCCGCGCATCACGCCCGGCGCGGCGATCTCGCTGATGATGGTCGCGCTGGCGCAGGTTTTGGCCCTGCGCAGCGAGGCGCAACTGTCCGACAGGGCCGCGCGGCTGTTGCGACAGGCCGGCACGATCCTGGCTGCGCTGCCGGGGTGCTACGCCGCGCTTCGCCTCGGCTTCTGGCTCGGGGTTGGCACACCGGTCTTTCTGGGCGAGGTCGATTTGCACGATACGACGCCCCCCGACACCATGGCCCTGTCGACGACGCTCTGCCTGTTGCTGGTGGCAGGCTGCGCGGCATTGCGCTGCATGCCCGGCGGCTGGTCCGACCGGGTCCTGCGCCGGCGTAGCCGCGCAGCGGCGACCCTTGGCCTTCTGATCTGCCTCATCGGGCTGAGCAATGTCCTGCTGGGCGGCAATGGTTTCGGGACCGGTGTGCTGTTCGCCACAATGGGTCCGGCAAACGGCCTCTGCCTGGTCGCGCTGCTGACCGCACATATGCATTTCAAACCCCTGGAAGGCTGGACGGCGCTGATCCTGGCGCGCAGTTCTGACAGCCGGCGGGCCCGCCGGCTGGTCGCGGCGGCCATCGCGCTGCCGGTCATGCTGGGGTTGTACCTGAGGTCGCACCCGGTGGTCAGCCCGAATGGATCGGAATTCCTGCTCGGGTTGATGACCGTGCTGCTGGCCGCACTGGGCGTGACGGTCGCCCTGCTCATCGCTTCGGCGCGCAACCGGTCCGCGCAACGGGCCGGAGCGCAGGAACGTGGCATCCGCGACATGCTGGATGCGCTGGACGCAGCCGTCTTTGCCTTCGATCCGTCGGGACGCTTGTTGCGTGTCAATGCCGCGGCCCGCAATCTGACCGCCCATGTGGACACGCCTCAGGCCTGGCTCGATCAGGCCGCCTTCTACCACCTGGAGCTGCGCGATGACCCCCTACCTGCCGAAGACCGCCCTTTCGCCCGCCTGATCCGCGGCGACAACGCCGGGGAAATGACCCTCGGCTATCTCGATCCGCTGCAGGACGAACGCATCCTGCATTTTACCTCCCGGCGGGCCGGGTCCCCGGCTCAGTGGGTCCTGAGCGTCGTGGATGAAACCGATCGCTGGAAACTGCAGTCGCAGACAGACCGGACAGAACGTCTGGATGCCATCACTCAGATGTCCGGCGGAATCGCGCATGAGATGGCCAATATCCTCGGCGTCGTGCGCCTGTCAGCCGATACCGGGCTGATCGCGGCACAGGACACACCGCTTGTCCGGTATTTCGACGCGATCCAGACGGCCTGTGACCGGGGCGCCGAACTGACCCAGCGAATTCTGGAACTGTCCGGCAAGCCCGGCGGCGGCGGGCAGGCCTTTGACGTGGCCCGCGTCGTCCGCGAGGCCGCCGCCTTTGTCCGGCGCACGACCCACAGCAGCATCAGCATGCAGGTCACCACGCCAGACGCCCCCCTGACCGCCGATTGCGACCCGCGAGAGCTTGAGAACGTGGTGATCAGCCTGCTGGTCAATGCCCAGAACGCCTTGGCCGATACCAAGCGGCGCGAAGGGCATATCCTGCTGTCGGTGGTCGCGCGGGACAACGAAATCGTGGTGACGGTCGATGACGATGGCCCCGGCATGACGCCCGAAGTCCTCGCCCGCGCCGAAGAGCCGTTCTTTACCACCCGCCAGAAGCAGGGCGGCACCGGGCTGGGCCTGACGATGGTGACCAATTTCGCCCGGCGCAACCACGGGCATTTCAAGCTGACCTCCTCACCGGGACAGGGCACGACCGCCCGTATCAGCTTTGCCGCCAGCAGCACCGAAACCATCGAAGATCCGGCAGACCCCCTGCCCGAAGCAGAGGTTGCCCAGGCCCCCAAGGCAGGCGCTCTCGCGGGGCTGAAGCTGCTGTTGATCGAGGACGATCCGCTGTTCGGGGAAATCCTGGCGGAATCCCTGCGGCACCTGGGGGCCGATCTTGCCCATGTCACCGATGGACGGGCCGCGGCCAGCCGGTTGATGGATGGCACCCATCTGGATGCGCTGATCACCGACATCGTGCTGCCGGGCGGGGTCAACGGCTTTGACCTGGCGCGGATGGGGCGTCGGAGTCAGCCCGATCTGCCAGTCATCTACATCAGCGGCTATGCCGGCAGCCATCCCGATGATGCCGACCACCCCCCCGGCATCCATTTGCGCAAACCGATGAAGGTCGACGAACTGACCCGCAGCATCCTGCGCCTGTGCCGCCGACCGGGCTGACCTTGCACCCTGCAACGCCGGCGGCAAGGCGCGCCACGCCACGGATCATTCGCTTGCCAGCGCGCGCGGCGAAGATCCGACAGGCGCCAGCGGCCGCCCGAAATTGTACCCCTGACCCATGTCGCATCCCATTTCCAGAAGCAGGCGGGCCTGGTCTTCGGTCTCGATCCCTTCGGCGATCACCCGAAAGCCGAGGTCCTTGGCCAATTGCACGATTGACCCCACAATCGCCCGGTCCCGGTAATCCGAACAGAGATCCTTGACGAAGGACTTGTCGATTTTCACGATATCGACCGGCCAGTTCTTCAGATGGCGCAGGCCGGAATAGCCGGTGCCGAAATCGTCCAGCGCGATCTTCGCGCCCCGGCGGCGCAGTTCCTCGAGCGTGCGAAACACCTGACCGGTGGATTCCCCCATGACGACAGTTTCCTGCACCTCGATGATGATGGACCCCCAATCGACGCCGGAATCACTCAGGGCCGATTGGAAATCGAAGACGAATTCGCGGTCCATCAGATCGAAATAGGTCAGGTTCAGGGACAGCTTGACCGGGCTTTCCATGCTGGCGACGACATCGACGTACTGCTTCAGAGAGGCCTGGATGATGTGGCGTGTCAGCTGTGTCGCCAGCCCGTGATCGGTGAAGATGGATGGAAAACTTGCCGGCGACAGCAGTCCGTGACGTGGGCTTTCCCAGCGGCAGAGGACCTCGTAGGCGGTCACCTGCCGCGAGGCGAGGTCCACCAACGGCTGAAAATAGGGCACGACCTCTCCGGCATGGCAGGCCGCCTGGAATGTCTTGGCAAGCTGGGCGTGATCGAACCGTTCGGCCACGTCCTGACTGTAGACCGTCGCGGTGCCGCGCCCAGACTCCTTGGAGGCATAGAGCGCCAGATCCGCGCTGTGATAGAGTTTCTCGTAAGCCTTCCCGTGATCCGGCGTGAAGGAGGCCCCGATGCTGACCCGCCCCAGATCCGGCTTGTTCAAAAAGGCCGAAGCTCGCAGAATCGTCATCCGACAGGTGGTCATCAGCGCGCGCAGGTAATTCCCGCTTCGTTTCGGCAGATCGGTGAACATCGCAAATTCATCACCGCCGACCCGGCCCACGATGGCCCGCGCCGGAGAGGCATCCATGATCGCCTGGGACACGGTCTTCAGGTAATTGTCCCCGAACTGGTGGCCATACATGTCGTTGACGGTCTTGAAGTGATCGACGTCGATCAGGATGAAGGCCCCCGGTTCGACGGAACTGTCCAGCCGTTCGCGCACCTTGCCCTCGAATGTTGCGATATTTTCCAGCCCGGTCAGCGGGTCCAGTTCGGAAACCCGTTGCAGGCGCAGGGCACGGGACCGGCTGGCCGCCAGATCACGCTCAAGGTCGATCCGGTCCCACCAGGCACCGATCATGAATTCAAGGGTTTCGGCGAGTTTCCCGAGCACGGCAATGGTTTCGGGCGACGTCGCCTCCGTCGGACCGGCCTCTGTCGCCTCGCCCGGCGCGGGGCCCGCCGCCGAAAAGCCCAGCCCAAGGACCCCGGCACAATCGCCGTTGCGCAGGAACAGCGCCCAGGTCAGCCCGTGCTGGTGCCCGGCCTGGCCCAGGTTGCCCGTGACCGCCATGGCGGCCGGCCTTTCGCCGGGCTCGTCGGAATGCAGACGCGTCCGGGACCTGCCGAGCAGCACAAGCCGATCCCAGGTCCTTTCCCGCAGGCTGCGCGCCTCTGCCTCCGGGCCGTGGGTAAAAAGCACCGGGCTGAAGGCATCGCCGCCCACCTCCGGCGCCGCAGGCGGCAAAAGCCCGGCCGAAGGCGCGGGCAGCTCCGCGCCCCTGATCAGCGCCGGGTTCAGCAGCAGTACCACGGACCGCGCCCCGGTCGTGGATTGTGCCAGTTGCGCAACCGCGCACAGCTTTTGTGTCAGATCCTCCAGCGCGTTGTCGCCGGGCTCCGCAGCGCGCGCTGGCCCGCCATCGCCCGTCACCGGACCGAATTCCGCCGGGCTCATCCTGGGGTCTCCGGGCCGCGACCGGTCGGCGCGCCAGGACACGGGCCGGGACCGGTCATCTGGTTTGCCGGCACTGAGACCTCTTCGTTCATTCCCACTCCCGCGCAATGGATCCTGCACCGCCTGTCCTTGCAATTGCACCGGCGCGCCCCGAAGGCTCGGCACGATATGGATTCGTTCGCCCCCTGCTGGACGAATGTCAGGGGGATACCTTAACGAGTTGTTAAGAAATCCGGGACGGACACAGGCAAGTCATTCGGCAAGAAAACCACGACAAGGGCTGCCCTGTACAGGGACTTGCGCCCAATGTTGGCCCCAAACGGGCAACGAAGCCCTGCGCCCGTGCGACGGGCACCTAGGGTGTGCCGTCGGGCAAACCCGCCTCCGTGGTGATCGGTCGCCAGCCCGCGACACCGGCGCGCATCGCCGAGAGGACAGCCGCCCCGGCGGCTTCGCCGATGGCCGTGTGCAGACCGGCAAAACGCCCAGCCCCTGCAGGTGCGGCCACGGCGATGCAATCGGTCCCGGTCCCGGTGGCCAGCCCCGTGGACAGGTGCAAACCGGCTTCGGTGATCGCAAGCGTCCGGGCCTCGGCCACCAGCGACAGCAGTTCGATCAGGGCTTCGGGGCGCAAACCACAATTCAGGCGCAGCGCGATGTTTACTGTTCCCCAGCCCGTTCGGAGCGCGGGCCCGGACGGGGGTACCCCGAGGCGGCGGCCGATGCTTTCGGCATTGGACAGCCCCACCGTGGCAACCGCGTCGGCCCGGATGCCGTCAACCTCGACCATAGCATGTTCGGCGGCAGCCAGATCCCGGCTGGTCAGGAAACAGACCGCGTCTTCGGCCCGCCGGTTGCGCAATTCACCGTCGAGCCAGGCGAGGGCGTCACGCTCGGGGCCGAGGTCGGCATTGCGCACCTCGCGCCACAGGATGCGGGCCGCGCTGACCAACCCGGGCCGGTGCGGCGCCCAGCTGAGCACCTGCATTGGCGCGCCAAGGTCGAAATCCAGCCAGGGGCCGCGCTGCGTCAGGGTCATTTCAGCACGCGCAGCGCCTGAAAGACCGGGCCGTCGGGGGTCTGTTCGTGAAAGGCCGAGATCTGGAAGGCGCGGGCCAGCAGGTCCGGCGTCAGCACCTCGGCCGGGGGACCATCGGCCAGGATCGTCGCCTCGGCCAGCAGGATCAGCCGGTCGCAATGGCGCGCGGCCAGACCGAGGTCGTGCAAGGAGACAAGCACGCCATGGCCATCACGGGCGAGATCGGAAAAGACCTCCATCACCGCGATCTGATGCGCCGGGTCGAGACCGGCAATCGGTTCATCCGCCAGCAACAGCGGGGATTCCTGAGCCAGGGCACGGGCGATCAGGGCGCGGGCCTGTTCGCCGCCCGACAGCCGGGTCGCGTCGCGGTCACGCAGCGGCCCCAGCGCCATGCGTTCCAGCGCGGATTCCACCGCCTTGCGATCCACGGCGCCGATGCCGTCCCCGCCATGGGGCAGGCGGCCAAGCGCCACAAGATCCGCCACGCTGACCGGCCAGGCGATTTCGCGTTGCTGGGGCAGCCAGGCGGCCGCGCGGGCGCGGGCCAGAGGCGCCATGCGCGCAAGAGAGCTTTCGCCCAGGGCCGGCAACAGGCCCAGGGCCGCGCGCATCAGGGTCGTCTTGCCCGCGCCGTTCGGCCCGATCAGGCCGACCATCTCGCCCGGACGGATATCCAGCGACAGCTTTGAAAAGACCGGGCGGCCGCCCAGCTCCACGCTCAGTTCCTCGATCCGCAGCAGGCTCATGCGCGTTCCTTTCGCAATTGCCAGAGCAGGCGCAGGAAGAACGGCGCGCCGATGAGGGCCGTCAGCACACCCAGCTTCAGGTCGCGGTCCGGCGCGATCACCCGCACCGAGATATCGGCCATCAGCAGCATCGCCGCCCCGCCAAGGGCCGAGACGCCCAGCAAGCGGCCCGGTCGCCCACCAATCAGAGGGCGCAACAGATGCGGGACCACCAATCCGATGAAGCCGATGACCCCGGCCACCGCCGTCGCCGCCCCGATCGCCGCCGCCGTGCCCAGCACCACCTGCCAGCGCAGCCGGGTCAGGTCGATACCCAGCCCTTCGGCAGCATCTTCGCCCAGGGTCAGCGCCTCGAGCCCGCGGGCCGAACGGGCCAGCAGAAGCCATCCGAGCAATGTGAAGGGCAGCGCCAGCCAGACATGGGTCATCGACCTGTCGGCAAGGGATCCCATCATCCAGAACACGATCTCTCCGGCGGCATAGGGATTGGGCGACAGGTTCAGCACCAGCGATGTCAGCGCCCCCGACATGGCCGAAATCGCGATTCCGGCAAGGATCAGTGTCAGTGACCCGCCGCGCGGCCCGGCCAGCGTCACCAGCAGCAGCACCGCCACCAGCGCCCCAGCCAGCGCGGTCAGCGGCAGGGCCAGCGCGAACAGACCCGCAAAGCCGGTCTGCAGGGCCAGTACTGCCCCGAAGGCGGCCGAGCCGGACACCCCGATGATCCCAGGCTCGGCCAGCGGATTGCGCAGGAACCCCTGCATCGCCGCCCCCGACAGCCCCAGCGAGGCGCCGATCATCACCGCCAGCAGCACCCGTGGCAGGCGGATTTCGCGCATCACCATGACCGCCGGGCCATCGCCACCCAGGACCAGCGCGCGCAGGCTTTCCCCCAGCCCGAGCCCCGCCGGCCCCAGGCTGAGCGAGACCAGCGCCAACAGGATCACCAGCGGCAGCAGCAGCCGCACGGGGGCCTTCACGGAAGGCTCCGGGTCATGGCAGGGCGCCGCATCATGGGACCTGCTTTCGGAATTCGGCCAGGGCCGCAACCGCCTTCAGCACATGCGGCGTGCCGCATAGCCAGTCGCGGTCGGCCACGACACGCAGCGCGCTTTGATCGCGCAGGGCGGCAACCGCCGGATGCCGCAGGATTTCTTCGGAGCGCGAGGCACCGGGGTAGGGTGAACCGGTGATCAGCGCCTCCGGACGGGCCATGACAAGGCGTTCCAGCGGCAGATGCCCGCCGCCCATGTCCCCGGCGATGTTTTCGAACCCGGCGGCCATCAGGATCTGCCCCGCAAGCGTGCGGTCGCCGGTGGTATAGCCATTGGCGTAATAGATCGCCGCCGTTGGATTCCGGGTGGTCTGCACCCGCAGGGCGTCGAGCCGGGCATCGAAATCGGCAATCAGGTCTGCCGCCGCCGCGTCGCGCCCAAGCGCTGCCCCGACCTGTGTGATGCGATCCCGGATGTCGTCCAGACTGTAGGCCGGCCGCACCTCGACCACCTCCCGGCCAAGGCGACGCAGCATGGAGACCGTGGCGCGGGAGGTATAGGAGCCGGCCAGCACAAGATCGGGCTGCAGGAGCCAGATTTCCTCGGCGCCGGCATGGTTGATCGGATAGTCCAGCGCCTGCTGCGCCATGGCGGAACTGCGCGGTTCCCGCGACAGGTCCGACACCGAAACCAGCTGCCCCGGTGCCGCCAGCAGCATGGCCAGCTGATCGGTGCAGAGGTTGATCGACACGACCCGCGCAGGTGCCTCTGCCGCCGCCGGGACGGCATGGGACGCCAGCAAAGCCGCCAGAACGACGGTCAGAGCGGCGGTGCCCCTGGACACCGCCGCCCTCAATGGCCTAGAAATTGCCGCGAATGCCGACATAGAACGCCCTGTCGCTTTGCCCATAGCCGCGCACGGTCTGGTATTCCTCGTCCAGCAGGTTGACGATGCGCAGGTAGATCTCTCTGTCCTTTGCAATATCGTAACCAAGCGTCACGTCCACAAGCGTGTAGTCCGGCAACGGCGTACCGCTGTCCAGGTGATCCGACACCCGGCGCACGACCAGCCCGCCGCGCAGTTGCGGCGTCAGGTCCGCCGCCAGCCGCAGCGCCAGTTCATTGCGCGGCACCCGGTC
The Pseudooceanicola algae genome window above contains:
- a CDS encoding putative bifunctional diguanylate cyclase/phosphodiesterase, which produces MSPAEFGPVTGDGGPARAAEPGDNALEDLTQKLCAVAQLAQSTTGARSVVLLLNPALIRGAELPAPSAGLLPPAAPEVGGDAFSPVLFTHGPEAEARSLRERTWDRLVLLGRSRTRLHSDEPGERPAAMAVTGNLGQAGHQHGLTWALFLRNGDCAGVLGLGFSAAGPAPGEATEAGPTEATSPETIAVLGKLAETLEFMIGAWWDRIDLERDLAASRSRALRLQRVSELDPLTGLENIATFEGKVRERLDSSVEPGAFILIDVDHFKTVNDMYGHQFGDNYLKTVSQAIMDASPARAIVGRVGGDEFAMFTDLPKRSGNYLRALMTTCRMTILRASAFLNKPDLGRVSIGASFTPDHGKAYEKLYHSADLALYASKESGRGTATVYSQDVAERFDHAQLAKTFQAACHAGEVVPYFQPLVDLASRQVTAYEVLCRWESPRHGLLSPASFPSIFTDHGLATQLTRHIIQASLKQYVDVVASMESPVKLSLNLTYFDLMDREFVFDFQSALSDSGVDWGSIIIEVQETVVMGESTGQVFRTLEELRRRGAKIALDDFGTGYSGLRHLKNWPVDIVKIDKSFVKDLCSDYRDRAIVGSIVQLAKDLGFRVIAEGIETEDQARLLLEMGCDMGQGYNFGRPLAPVGSSPRALASE
- a CDS encoding CheR family methyltransferase, which translates into the protein MDNSETDGESQDTRLTLVAIGASAGGLEPLEDFFKAAPADAGWCFVVIQHLSPDYRSMMHELLARQTRLEIRHIEDGSRLRANTVYLNQPNTNAELDGDVFRVRSNVDDRPLPHLPIDGLFRTLASRGVDRTFAVILSGSGSDGSRGAQEFHKLGGTVLVQSPQEAGFSSMPRAALTAGVVDRVLGAAEMPQAIRLHIDSGVYTDARQEAEDSRAESAILGLLERQHHVDFSAYKAANVLRRIERRQKLRGIATLSSYLEFVQDNASALDELYQDLLIGVTQFYRDPDAITVLRKKALEEMVANSTEESSLRIWVPACASGEEAYTIAIELSEALAAAGVERRFRIIATDVHRGSLDMASSGIFPESALEGVSQDIRDRYFTRHRDRYVVDPVLRQKIVFSVHDLLSDPPFMQLDLISCRNLLIYLNEEAQLRVISMFLFGLRKAGFLLLGPSESLGRYADEFEVINGRWRLFRNTSDRRVLDRSVLANSVNLTSRSELVPNLSSRLQRKPGMSRQPAIAATVRDRDTLVSSYDALLKRYAPSSILLAADGAVLAWFGQAGTYVDTMNNLAEWTVEDIVHPDLHFPINVAMERFRHGLREAYVRSVMLELPSGEKHQLAVTIEPLDMSPRPRFLLIGLKREDLGETEPAAPQDSAPPPGNTAGGPTREDHIFLSRRIQELERDLRLTEETLQNVTERLEASGEELQASNEELQASNEELQASNEELQSSNEELHAVNEELVSVSSEHERQIEMLSELNRDTEVVLRLLKTGVIVLDSQLRIRRFSQLIGRVFQMEAHDVQRSLDVVSPRLDFADLAGMARQVIETGEPVVRSGTYGGHDLEVRAHPFDRIEDDGRTRGVAVLFTGAGVFS
- a CDS encoding adenosylcobinamide amidohydrolase, which produces MTLTQRGPWLDFDLGAPMQVLSWAPHRPGLVSAARILWREVRNADLGPERDALAWLDGELRNRRAEDAVCFLTSRDLAAAEHAMVEVDGIRADAVATVGLSNAESIGRRLGVPPSGPALRTGWGTVNIALRLNCGLRPEALIELLSLVAEARTLAITEAGLHLSTGLATGTGTDCIAVAAPAGAGRFAGLHTAIGEAAGAAVLSAMRAGVAGWRPITTEAGLPDGTP
- a CDS encoding FecCD family ABC transporter permease, whose amino-acid sequence is MKAPVRLLLPLVILLALVSLSLGPAGLGLGESLRALVLGGDGPAVMVMREIRLPRVLLAVMIGASLGLSGAAMQGFLRNPLAEPGIIGVSGSAAFGAVLALQTGFAGLFALALPLTALAGALVAVLLLVTLAGPRGGSLTLILAGIAISAMSGALTSLVLNLSPNPYAAGEIVFWMMGSLADRSMTHVWLALPFTLLGWLLLARSARGLEALTLGEDAAEGLGIDLTRLRWQVVLGTAAAIGAATAVAGVIGFIGLVVPHLLRPLIGGRPGRLLGVSALGGAAMLLMADISVRVIAPDRDLKLGVLTALIGAPFFLRLLWQLRKERA
- a CDS encoding ABC transporter substrate-binding protein is translated as MSAFAAISRPLRAAVSRGTAALTVVLAALLASHAVPAAAEAPARVVSINLCTDQLAMLLAAPGQLVSVSDLSREPRSSAMAQQALDYPINHAGAEEIWLLQPDLVLAGSYTSRATVSMLRRLGREVVEVRPAYSLDDIRDRITQVGAALGRDAAAADLIADFDARLDALRVQTTRNPTAAIYYANGYTTGDRTLAGQILMAAGFENIAGDMGGGHLPLERLVMARPEALITGSPYPGASRSEEILRHPAVAALRDQSALRVVADRDWLCGTPHVLKAVAALAEFRKQVP
- a CDS encoding response regulator, with protein sequence MARILIADDDPGYVAAFCEGMQALGHDAHGVASGVEALALLASEKFDIVFLDVFMKGGGAVVLLHDIRKSDAHIPVVVITGKSEFAGSPLFENGLRLAQAKMRKTASLAELGQLVTKLTT
- a CDS encoding hybrid sensor histidine kinase/response regulator, with translation MTREPLQQSGQIGRRFPVIALPLAVVLTCLVVLLPGWLGGNDLLTRLHPDFPRITPGAAISLMMVALAQVLALRSEAQLSDRAARLLRQAGTILAALPGCYAALRLGFWLGVGTPVFLGEVDLHDTTPPDTMALSTTLCLLLVAGCAALRCMPGGWSDRVLRRRSRAAATLGLLICLIGLSNVLLGGNGFGTGVLFATMGPANGLCLVALLTAHMHFKPLEGWTALILARSSDSRRARRLVAAAIALPVMLGLYLRSHPVVSPNGSEFLLGLMTVLLAALGVTVALLIASARNRSAQRAGAQERGIRDMLDALDAAVFAFDPSGRLLRVNAAARNLTAHVDTPQAWLDQAAFYHLELRDDPLPAEDRPFARLIRGDNAGEMTLGYLDPLQDERILHFTSRRAGSPAQWVLSVVDETDRWKLQSQTDRTERLDAITQMSGGIAHEMANILGVVRLSADTGLIAAQDTPLVRYFDAIQTACDRGAELTQRILELSGKPGGGGQAFDVARVVREAAAFVRRTTHSSISMQVTTPDAPLTADCDPRELENVVISLLVNAQNALADTKRREGHILLSVVARDNEIVVTVDDDGPGMTPEVLARAEEPFFTTRQKQGGTGLGLTMVTNFARRNHGHFKLTSSPGQGTTARISFAASSTETIEDPADPLPEAEVAQAPKAGALAGLKLLLIEDDPLFGEILAESLRHLGADLAHVTDGRAAASRLMDGTHLDALITDIVLPGGVNGFDLARMGRRSQPDLPVIYISGYAGSHPDDADHPPGIHLRKPMKVDELTRSILRLCRRPG
- a CDS encoding ABC transporter ATP-binding protein, with product MSLLRIEELSVELGGRPVFSKLSLDIRPGEMVGLIGPNGAGKTTLMRAALGLLPALGESSLARMAPLARARAAAWLPQQREIAWPVSVADLVALGRLPHGGDGIGAVDRKAVESALERMALGPLRDRDATRLSGGEQARALIARALAQESPLLLADEPIAGLDPAHQIAVMEVFSDLARDGHGVLVSLHDLGLAARHCDRLILLAEATILADGPPAEVLTPDLLARAFQISAFHEQTPDGPVFQALRVLK